A window from Mytilus galloprovincialis chromosome 8, xbMytGall1.hap1.1, whole genome shotgun sequence encodes these proteins:
- the LOC143043058 gene encoding uncharacterized protein LOC143043058, translating into MDTKLFLNKRTSVSMEKRKSVAKLIMPPIAKSTSKKPSSSNSQHIIGDNKNFRSLGGRVKNLIRFNKAFGSTGNEEDDIITSDKLLPSEPRFSTSLSPAAQFAMMKGYEDTVYDNICKYYPASKVFLKRNKTPPKGYADINNVKLTENKTNHDVTQTSDNASMNAGNNSDIPSEHSDQELNQQKESEKNIDINGNIMNLKLEPLKRQNSQMGLKPVGSVQTVRPNSFPLISKPGVPREKRLILSHRLQSAMDILDTVRGNFGCHSISPRIKGYPRKIKPVSDRLFGLMNLKSTGLMVRNKNNIDQNCKHLYLLY; encoded by the coding sequence ATGGACACtaaattgtttttgaataaaCGGACATCTGTGAGTATGGAAAAACGGAAATCTGTTGCAAAATTAATTATGCCACCAATAGCTAAATCGACATCAAAGAAACCAAGTTCATCAAACTCTCAACATATAATTGGAGATAATAAGAATTTTAGATCACTAGGAGGCAGGGTCAAGAACCTTATCCGATTCAACAAAGCGTTTGGATCAACGGGAAACGAAGAGGATGATATAATTACATCTGATAAACTTTTACCTTCGGAACCACGCTTTTCTACGTCACTGTCGCCTGCAGCACAGTTCGCCATGATGAAAGGATATGAAGACACGGTGTACGACAATATCTGTAAATATTATCCCGCCAGTAAGGTGTTTctaaaaaggaataaaacgcCTCCGAAAGGCTATGCTGATATAAACAATGTCAAATTGACAGAAAACAAGACAAATCATGACGTCACTCAAACGTCTGACAATGCGTCAATGAATGCTGGAAACAATTCTGATATACCTTCTGAACATTCTGATCAGGAATTGAACCAGCAAAAGGAGTCAGAGAAAAACATCGATATAAATGGAAATATCATGAATCTCAAACTCGAaccattaaaaaggcaaaattcacAAATGGGACTGAAGCCAGTGGGATCTGTGCAAACTGTAAGACCAAACAGCTTTCCCCTGATCAGTAAACCTGGTGTCCCCCGGGAAAAGAGACTTATTTTATCACATCGTCTACAAAGTGCCATGGACATATTAGATACAGTGAGAGGGAACTTCGGTTGTCATTCAATCTCTCCAAGGATCAAAGGTTATCCCCGGAAAATTAAACCCGTCTCCGACCGACTATTTGGTCTGATGAATTTAAAATCAACAGGTTTAATGgtaagaaataaaaacaatattgatcAAAACTGTAAAcatctatatttgttgtattga